Part of the Sphaerochaeta associata genome is shown below.
GAAGGTCAGCTGGATGTCTCCGGCACTGTCTCCACTCTTGTTCTTGTAGTTCTTGATGGTAATGTAGTCCACCTGCCCGAAGACCGAGAGACAATCGGACAGCTGATAGGAGCCGTTTATACCCGCAACGAGGGTGTGTGAGACGGCGTTGCGTGATGCATACGTGCTGTCTTTATAGTTACCCGCACTATCTCCTCCATTATCGGTAGGGGTCGTTGCTATAGGAGAAGCATTTCCTCCAACACGATCCCAAATGGTGAACATATCAAACGTACCATGGGCCATATAGAACACGTTCGCTGATACATTCCATGCTCCAAATGCCTTCATTCCTCCGTTGAAATTGAGCACTCTCGCATCATTGCCGTACGTATATCCCAAGAATTGGGGATTGTACAGTGTTCCCGATTTATTGGTGAACTCTCTGATTACTCCCACATAATTCAGGCCATAATCATCATAATTTGGAGGATTAGAATCAGGTGCACTCTTTGTAGTGTATCGTAGATAGAGATACGGATCGGTTTGGGCGAATTCAAGCGATGCGTACCCTACTGCACTCTTAAGAGGAAGTACCCCCTTAAATCCTGCAAGGAAACCAAACGTTTGCGGATAATTGGTCTCAGTTGCGCTTGGAACAGCCTCTCCTGGCAGTGAGAACTCATCCACTGCAGCCTGGGCATAGATGTTCAATCCCTGAACAGGAGTATAATCGATTTCCAAGCCAAGAATGGAGTTTGCATTGCTTCTGATGTAGTAATCATGGAAGATCATGGCAGGATTGAGAATCCTCAGATCCAGCAGGTTTTCCTCACTTTGGTACATGATGCTCTCGGTGAGGGTGAGGCCAACCTTGTCTGCAAACATCCGCCACTCCAAGCGATGGGACATGAACATGTAGATGCCACCAAGAAGAACTTCTTGCCCATTTCCTTTAATAGGACCATCTCCAGGATTAAGCGTAATTGATCCATCGGGATTCGTAGTAACACCATCATAATAGCTAGCCGGATGCGGGAAGAACGAAGTCACAAAGGTATATTTGAACTTGTCCGAGAACGTCGTGATACGGGCCATGTTGTGGTACTTGAGCGTATCACTGAGCATGAGGTTGCCGGTTGTCCCTGCACCCCAGTTGAGCCTGTCCCTACCAAGCTGGAAGGTTCAATGATCTCCTCCACCAGCTACAAACGTACGATACGGGAAATTCAAATCAATATCAGAAGTTGCTGCTGGAGGAACAACGATGACGTTTGAAGAAATCATGGTACTTCCAAACGGTGTGGCAAGTGTAGGAACGTTTCCAACACTAAATTCTGAATACCCATAAAAGCTCTCAGCCGGCCAAGTTTCCAATCCGATGTTCAATAGAGGCTTCTGTTGGAGAGAGCCTCTCGTCCAGGTTTCCCTTCCCACGAAGTTGGTGGTATCGGTGTGGTAATAAGTTTCCAGATTGGCATCGAAATTCCACGAAAGCCCGATTCCTTTTCCTTGAATCTTAGGCTCGATGTTCAATTGTTGAACAACATAGTCATATGTTGAGGAAAGACTTCCTTTCAGTGTTTCAGGCTTGAGCTTCTCCAACATCAAGGTCAGCTCAGCCTGGCTGTACGGCCCGGTCGTTGAGGGAAGAGACAGCCCTTGAGAAACGTACAGTATTTGTATTGCTTCATAGATATCGCTATCCAGACTATAGATTTTCTGTTGATTCGAAACAGCAAAAATTGGAGACACCAGCAATGCAATGCATAGACCAACCAGCAGCGGACGGAGCTTTCGCATGAGAGACCTTTTTTGATAATTTTCATCAGTATAAACCAAGGGATGCCGTTTGGCACCCCTTAAAAAGAAACATGTACATGGATTGTTACATCGCAGTGACCAACCCGGCAAGGTCGTCGGTTACCACCGTCTCCTCGGCAGGAGCAGCCGTCATTGCGTAGGTAGGCGGCTCATAATTCTCAAGCCAGATGCTTTGATCAGCATCTGCATCGGCAACCAAGGCCGGCACAAGAATCATGACCATGTCCTGCATCAAGGGGATCTTGAACTTTCGGGTGATCACATGCTCTTCCCAATTGGAGTCGGTATAGACTACCGTCACCTTGTGGGTTTGTCCGGTCACCTCGAACTTGTCACGGTCGCGGGCAGCGAGTTCCAATCCATCAAGCTTGTTGACCTGGACCTCAACCAACTGCAAGGCCCTGACCTCGGCTCCATTGACCGTGATGGTCTTGTTATCCACCAGAACCGTGTGCTGCCTTCCGATGAAAAAGAGAAATACGGAGAAGGCCAGCAGTACAATGATGGCGGAAAGGCGAATCCATGTTTTACGATTGAAGGTAATGCTCATGCCTGCACCCCCTGATCGGCTGCAAGCTCAAGGCCTGCAATATTCTCGTCCCGCTTCTTTCTCACCTCATACAGGACAAGCGAGATGGTGATAACCCCATAGGAGACAAATACCCGGAAGTACTCTCCAAGCTGTGCCTGACCGATAAGGTTCTTACCTGCCATCGGGGATACGATGAACATCAAATGGAACAAAATGACACCAAGGAAAACGTTTCTGATGTTTGCTTTTGCAACTGTGGCACCACCAACCAGGAGGGCGGCAACGCTGAACATGCCGATCTGCATATGGCTGTTGTAGGTGTTCAGGGTGCCGATGTTCTGCATGTACACGATCATGCCAAATCCGGCAAACACCGTGGAGATGATGATCGAGATGATGCGGGTATGCTCAACCCTGATGCCTGCTGCCCGTGCAACTTCCATATCCTGTCCTACCGCACGCATATCCTGTCCGAGCTTGGTCTTCTTGAACCAGAGCACAAACAGACACAGAAGAGCAATCAAGGCCAGGGTGGCGAGGGGTATCGGTATACCAAAGAGACGGACAGTCAACAGATTATCCAAGGATTTACGGATACCGATCAAGTTGACGGTATTGCGGATCCCATAGCCTCTGGGAAGCACCAGTGCGTTTGATCGAATCGGAATAACCGCCCCCATGCCATAGAGAACGATCAGCTGATAGATACCGTTCATGAAAAAGCCGATGATGTAGCTGGTAACCATCTCACGGCCCTTGGCCATGTTCAGGATCTTGCCGCACCACCACCCCAGAAGTATTGAGATGGGGGTGGAGATGATCATCGCCAGCAACATGCCCGGGATGCCTACGATGCCCCAGTCACTGATGAAGATCAGCCCGATCTGCCCAGCCATGGCACCGAGAGTCATGCCAAAGTTCAATCCCATACCGGCAAGGATGGGGATCAAAAGGCTGACAATCAGGAAGGAGTTTCTGACGATTCGAATAATGATTTCACTAAGCAGGTAGTTTGCCGAATATCCACTGAGAGGAATACCGAATGCACAAATCACCAAGAAAAGAATCGGCACGGTATTGTTGGCCATGAAGCGAAGTACTTTTTGTGTATTGGTCATCTGAAGTTTCATCGTACTGCCTCCGTTTTTCTGGTCAGGGCGTAGAGGATCATACCATTGGAAACCACAATTCTGATAACCTCACTCATGTCAGTATGAATCATCGAGTTCATAACCGAAGGCGTCATGGTGACAATACCCTGGAACAGGAAAGTCCCTATCACAACGTTCAGGATGGAGGCCTTGTTCACCGACGCCCCGCCGATGAGAATCGCCGAGACGGCAGGCAATGCCATGTAGAAGGGTCCCATGTAGAGCTGGATGAATCCAAAGCTCTGCTGATACACGAGGATGCCTATGGCACCCAACCATGTCGACATGACTACACTCAACGTCCTGATACGATCGACGTTGATGCCGCTCGCCCTGGCGAACACAGGGTTCGATCCGACAGCGGTCATAGCAGTTCCTGTCTTGGTATGCAGAAAGGCCCAGATGATGAATGCCAGCAAGGCGAAGAACAGAATCATACCGGTTGGAATGACCAAGTGATCACTGAGCCGAATCGACAGCAGGTCGTTCAGCACATGCAGGTAGTAACCTTCCACGGAAATGGTGGTACGAAGCCCCGAACCACTGTACCCCCAGACCATGGTGGGATTGTTATACGGCAGCAGCAGCCACATGATGCACATAAAGGCTACACTGGAAAACCCGACATAGGTGGCGATCATCATCTCACCACCCTTGACCTTGTTGAGCAACTGCCCATATCCCCAGCCGAGAATGACGGCGAACGGAGTGGCCAGAAGGACCGCCAGGACGAATGAGAACGGACCACCGATATTGATCTGCAGGCTGAGAGTCGCTCCAAGAAGCCCTGCGATGATTCCCAAAGGAAGGCCGAAGTTCAAGCCGCAACCGCTGTGAATCATCGGCACCATGGCCAATACCATGACTGCGTTCATTCCGAATCGGTTGAGGGTATCAGAAAGGCTGGTTCCGACATTAACCCCCACAAACGGTGCGAGAATGAAGAGAACCAACAAAAACAAGGCGATAATGACTCGTGGAAGCCCGAAGGAGTGCACCATGCCCTTTATCGAAGCTGTCAGCTTTTCGAAGTTCATACACTCCCTCCTTGTTGGAGCTGGCTGGTCTGGCCGACCATCAACAAACCGAATTCAGCACTATCGGTGGTTGCCGGCAAGATACCGAACACCTTACCGTCGCTGATAATGGCTATCCGGTCGCAAATCGCCCGAAGTTCTTCAAGTTCACTGGATATCATAACAATGGTTGTCCCACTCTCCTCGTTGTATTTCCTGAGGGCCTTAAGTACAAGGCTCTTTGCCCCAATGTCGATTCCCCGGGTAGGTTCGGATACAAACAAGAGCTTCGGAGCGACCGCAAAAGCCTTGGCCAGACAAACCTTCTGCTGGTTGCCTCCGCTGAGCTCCTTCGCTTTCTGCTTGGTGCTGGTACAGCGGATCTCCAGCTGCTTCACATAATTCTCTGTCTCTTCTTCGATTGCATCTTGGTCCCGCCATTTAATGGCACCACCAAGGTACTTCTTGAGGTACTTCTCCTGGACCTGCATGGCAGTGAAAGAGATGTTCCACTCAAGTGTCTCATCGAGCAACAACCCCACTCCACGGCGGTCTTCACTTACAAACGCCATACCGGCATCAAGGAAATTACGGGGATTATTCAGATCAATCTGCTTACCCTCGAAGGTGATTTTTCCTCCGGCGGGAAACAACCCCATGGCTCCATTCGGAATACCGAGCTTTCCTTGTCCCGCCATTCCTCCGATACCCAAAATCTCTCCCTTGTGCACCGCAAGGTTCACATTTCGTACCGTCTCACCGGGCATGTTCACCCACAGGTTTTCCATGGAAAGAATCACCGGTGATTTCTGATAGTCGAACTCACGGGCCTGACGCTGGGCGGTGTTCACATCACGACCGACCATCCAGCGGGCGATATCGGTTATCACCACGCCTTTTGCGGGAACCGTCTTGATGATTTTTCCATCACGCATGACCATGATGGTGTCGCAGACATCAATAATTTCCTGCAGGCGGTGTGTTATGAAGATTATGGCAATCCCGGCTTCGCTGAGCTTGCGCATTGCAGAGAGCAGGCTGTCGGCTTCCTGCTCCGAGAGGACAGCGGTCGGCTCATCAAGGACCAACAGCTTGATTCCTTCGGTAGCCTCGGAGGCCTCCTTGCTGAGCTCTCGGGCAATCTCAGTGAACTGCTTGTGACCTACAGGCATTTGGGAAACCAACATGTCGGCATCGAGGGGGACATTCAACCGGCCGATGGCTCGCTTGGAAATATCGTCCATCTGTGCACGATCGAGTTTGTTCATCCTCTCTCCGAACACTTCGCTCAGCCACGTGTACTTAAGCGGTTCACGGTTGAGTAAAATATTCTCTGTGGCGGTAAAATCAGGCAACAGGGAAAACTCCTGGTGCACCATGCCGATTCCTTTCGCCAAAGCATCAATGGGGGAAGCGAATTCAACCTTTTGTCCATGCATCAGGACATCCCCGCCAAATCCACCGGTTTGATGGATCTCATCCATGCCAAAGAGAATTTTCATCAAGGTGGACTTTCCTGCACCATTCTCACCGACAAGGCCCAATATCTCCCCTTTTTTCAGGGAGAAATTGATGTCACTGAGTACTTGGTTGCCGAAGAAGTCCTTGCTGATGTGTCTCATCTCCAGCAAGGGAGCATCGTTCTCATTCATCTGTTCTATCCTTTCAAACTTGGTTGTGGCTCTTGTCTGCTTACAAACAACAGTCACGACCACGTCTAAATACAGCTCTCAATAAGCGGTACAAAGGGGGAGAGTACCACTCTCCCCCTCAAAATTACAACTGGGAAACCTTATTTGATGGAGAAATACTTCTCGGGAACAACGAGGTCAGCATTGCCCATGTAGCCCTTGCCCATCATGTAGGTGTCCTGGTAAATGAGGACGTGGTTGCGAGCTCTGACACCAGTGTTGACATCAGTGTAGAAAGAACCATTCCACTTTGCATCAGCGGTGTACTTGCCATAAGCCTTCATCAGGTCCGAAAGCTTGAGCAGTTCGCTCTCGCCTTTGAGCACGTTGATGGCATGCTGGCCCAAACCGGCAGTGGAGGTGTAACCATAGGAATAAGCCCAGGTACCAAAGCGGCCTGCGCCGCCCTTGGCGACAACAGAGGCTTCAACCTTCTTGAGAATGGCACTAAAGTTGCCAGCCTCAGCAGAGAGGTCGATGCCCAGAGCTCCAGGATATCCCATCAGCGGGCTGGGGAGGTCGGCTTCGATGAAGTAACCACCATAGGCCAGAAGCTGCTTGAGCAGGGGCTCGGTGTGAGCATCGTTGGTGCAGAAGAAGGCAGCATTCTTGCCGTAGGATTCGATCCATGCGGGAACCTTCTCCAGGATGTACTGCTGGGCACCGGCGACACCGACGTCGGAGGTCGGATCGGGAGCGGTCTCAAGCACGAACTTCATACCAAGTTCCTCACAAGTTGCACGCATGATGGCAACGCGGCGGCTCATGGTTTCATAGCTCATGTGCCTGGGGAACGAGATGTGCACGAATGTATCGCAACCAAGCTCATGAGCGGTGCGGATGATCAGATAGCCGCGGGCCACAAAGTCATTGTTGACAGCGAGGTCTGCAGAGGTCTGGATTACATTCGGGTCCTCATGGGCTTCACCGGCGATGGTGATGATGTCGGGTCTTCTCTCCTTGACGCGACGGAAAGCCTCGGTGGTTCCAGGAATGGCCTGGTTGACAATGATGGCCTTCATCTTCGGGTCATCGGCGAGACCGCTGATGACACTGATGGTGGTCTCAGCTTCGTCCATGAAGTTGTCAGGATAGGTGACATGCTGGATGATGCCACCGGTAGAAACCGAACCATACTCCTCGATCAGGCGTTCTGCACCACGCAGATCATCTTCAGACTGGGAGACGGTACCGGTAACAATACCAACATGGAAGTCACTGGCAGCGGGCTTGGCTGCAGGAGCGGGAGCTGCAGGAGCTGCGGTTGCTACGGGGGCAGCTTCTGTCTTGGTCTCAACAGTGGCAGGAGCTTCTTTCTTTCCACAGGAAACAAAGACAGCACTGACAAGTAAAATACAGAGAACAAGAGCTAAGGTCTTTTTCATTTCTACTTCTCTCCTTGAATTGGGTTATATCCCACCAACCATGATACGAAAAAGATAGTCAGAACACAAGAAAAGATTATTTTATTTATACAAAATGCTGTAAATTATCTGTATTTTTATTGAAAACAGGCATGGGAAAGCTCCTTGCCTTTATACATTTACAATCATTTGTGGCAATTACTTGGTCGCTTGCTGCCTTCTCACCTCATAGAGCAGAATACCGGTTGCCACCGAAACGTTCAATGAATCGATGTGTCCGGTCATCGGAATTGTGACCATATGATCACAAAGCTTCTGCGTCAGCTGCCCGATTCCCTTGCCCTCATTGCCCATTACCAGAACGGTCCGCTTGGGGAACACCGTCTTGTACACAGCCTGCCCGTTCATCGAAGCACCGTAGACCCAGAATCCTTCTTTCTTCAAGAATTCAATCTCACGATTCATATTGGTGACTGTTGCCAGCGGTACGTAATGAGCAGCCCCCGAGGAGACCTTCACCACGGTGGTATTGGCCTGGGCGCTTCTCCTCTCGGGAATGATGACCAAAGATACGGAGAATTGGTCGGCGGAACGCAGGATTGCACCAAGGTTCTGGGGGTCGGTGATCTCATCAAGCACCAGAACCAGTGCAGAATCGTCTTCCTTCAGCCCGGCACAAAACTCTTTGACGGACATGGCGGGAATTCTGGCACCAGCGCCTTTGACAGGAACCATAAGATCCAGAACCGCTCCTCTATGGTCGGCCTGGTCGACCATGCGATCCATCTCGACCTTTGCAATCTTCTTGACGATTACCTTGCCGCTCAGCTGAGCCTGTCGCTCCAGCGTCTGGGTGTTGCTTCCCATTCCACGCACAAGATAGAGAACAGACCCGGAGGCTGCTCGTTTAAGTCCTTCTTCAATGGCATGGAAGCCAATAATTTTCTCACCCATGTGGTGCTCCTCGTAATACGGCCAACAGGGCTACCGATTCCGGTAGCCCTGGCCTTGTTAATCTTCATCAAATGGAACTGGATTCGGCGAAGTCTCTTCACCCATTGCATCCGAAAGTTCCTGCATCAGCTTCTTTGCCTTCATCCCCAAGCGCTTAGGAACTTGGATCATAAGCTTGATATACATATCGCCTCTGTCGGTTGAGTTGAGTTTGGTAACTCCCCTCTCCCTCACCCTGAGCATTTTCCCATGTTGGATGCCGGCAGGAATGTTCACCTTGATCGACTGCCCATCGATGGTTGGTACCTGTATCTCGGCTCCTAGTGAAGCCTGGGTAATTGAGATGGGAATCTGGCAGTACAAATCATAATCCTGCCGTACAAAATACTTGTGAGGCTTCACATTGATGTATACATACAAATCACCGGCGGGTCCGCCGTTGGGACCGGCATCACCCATACCGCGCAGGACAACCCTGCTTCCGGTATCGACTCCTGCAGGAATGGTCACCTTGACTTTCTGCTGCTTTCGCTTCAACCCACTGCCATGACAGGAAGAACAGGGATTATCGATCACCTGGCCGCTTCCATTACAGGTCGGACACGTGCTGGCGATGGCGAAGAAGCCGCTGTTGCGTCTTACCTGGCCGCTGCCGTTACAGGTCGGACAAACCTTGGTACCGCTGCTGCCCTGCGAACCCGATCCATGGCACTCTTCACAAGCCACCTGATGCGAGTAGGCAACCTCGATTTTCGTCCCGAAAACGGCATCCTTGAATTCGATATCCACATCATAGCGCAGGGAAGACCCGGCTTCCGGACCACGTTGGGCACCCCGGCCCTGGGTTCGGCCTCCGCCTCCAAAGAAAGAGCTGAAGATATCCTCAAATCCACCGCCTCCAAAGCCACCACCAAAGATATCGCTGAAGTCACGGTACACATTGGAGTAGTCATGAGCGCCGCCATTAGCACCATCGACACCCGCAAAGCCGTACTGGTCATACATTTTGCGCTTCTTTTCGTCGCCAAGGACATCATATGCTTCGGTAGCTTCCTTAAAGCGTTCCTCAGCCGCCTTATCCCCGGGATTCTTGTCCGGATGGTTGGCAATAGCCAGTTTGCGGTATGCCTTCTTAATTTCTTCGAGTGTCGAGGTCTTTCCGACCCCCAGCACTTCATAATAATCACGTTTCGCCACGATGCGACTTCCTTAGAACAGATTGGCCTCAGAAACATCATGTCGGCCGAAGCCGACATGATGGTAAGCCGTTATGCTATAGTACCCTGTTACCGACTCCTTAGTCTACGACTTCGAAGTCAGCATCCTCAACGCCGTCCTTCTTATGCTTCGGCTGGGAAGCTTCGGAAGGTTCTTCCTGAGCTTGAGAAGCATCAGCGCCTTGAGCGGCACTGTGCTTGTACACCTCTTCGGCAAGCTTGTAGGCTGCCTGCTGCAAGGCCTCATTCTTCGCCTTGATCTCCTCGGCACCAGCACCTTGATTCTCCATTACACGCTTGAGGTCTGCAATGGCACTTTCAATCTTTGCCTTGTCCTCGCTGCTGATCTTATTCCCATACTCCTTCAGAGACTTCTCGGTGGAGTAGATCAAGCTGTCAGCTTCGTTACGGGCATCGATACGGGCACGCTCTCTCTTGTCCTCTTCGGCGTGGGCTTCCGCTTCCTTGACCATCTTGTCGATTTCAGCATCGCTGAGGCCGCTGGAAGACTCAATGCGAATCTTCTGCTCCTTGCCGGTGCCCAGATCCTTTGCAGAAACGTGGACGATACCGTTGGCGTCGATGTCGAAGGTGACTTCAATCTGGGGAACGCCACGGGGTGCGGCAGGAATGCCGATCAAGTCGAACTTGCCAAGGGTCCTGTTCTGGGAAGCCATCTCACGCTCACCCTGCAGAACATGGATGCTCACCGCAGTCTGCCCGTCGGCAGCAGTGGAGAAAATCTGGCTCTTGCGGGTGGGAATGGTCGTGTTGCGCTCGATTAAACGGGTGCAGACACCACCGAGGGTCTCAATGCCCAAAGAGAGTGGAGTGACGTCCAGAAGCAATACATCCTTGACATTTCCACCGAGGATTCCACCCTGGATTGCAGCACCCATGGCTACAACCTCATCAGGATTGACTCCCTTGTGGGGCTCCTTGCCGAACAGCTCACGGACCATGGCCTGGACAGCGGGGATTCTGGTGGAACCACCAACGAGGATCACCTCGTCGATATCGGCTGCAGTCAGACCGGCATCACGAAGAGCATTCTTGACCGGGAGCTTGGAGCGCTCGATCAGGTCGGCGACGAGTTGTTCGAACTTTGCTCGAGAAAGAGTCATCTGCAAGTGTTTCGGACCGGTGCTGTCAGCAGTGATGAAGGGCAGGTTGATGTCGGTACTGGTCGAGTTGGAGAGCTCGATCTTCGCCTTCTCGGCTGCTTCACGCAGTCTCTGCAAAGCCATCTTGTCGCTTGAAAGGTCGATTGCATTGGACTTCTTGAACTCACTGATCATCCACTCGATGATTCTCTGGTCGAAGTCGTCACCACCGAGGTGGGTGTCACCATTGGTGGACTTTACTTCGAAAACACCGTCGCCCAACTCAAGGATGGAGATATCAAAGGTACCACCACCGAGGTCATACACTGCAATCTTCTCCTCCTTGGAGGCGTCCTTGCCAAGACCATAGGCAAGAGCTGCAGCAGTAGGCTCGTTGACAACACGCTTTACATCAAAACCGGCAATCCTGCCTGCATCCTTGGTTGCCTGTCTCTGTGCATCGTTGAAGTACGCAGGGACGGTGATGACTGCTTCGGTGACAGGCTCACCAAGATAGTCCTCTGCCGTCTTCTTCATCTTCTGGAGAATTGCGGCAGAGATTTCCTGTGGAGAATATGACTCACCGCGAATATCAACCTTTATTTCATCGCCATTCTTGGCGACAACCTTATACGGAATTTTTCCAAGTTCAGAGGGAACCTCATTATATTTGCGACCCATAAAGCGCTTGATGGAATATACAGTGTTTTCGGCATTCGTAACCATCTGGTTCTTAGCCGGCTGACCTACCAAGCGATCGCCCTTGGAGGTAAATGCAACGATACTGGGAGTCGTCCTCTGGCCTTCGCTGTTAGCGATGACCACGGGATCGTTACCTTCCATAACTGCAACGCAGCTATTGGTGGTACCCAAGTCAATTCCGATAATTCTTCCCATTTTATATTTCTCCTCTCCAAATTAACTATCAAATGTATAATCAGGGAACTAATCCCTGCATGTAAGGTACTCAAACGACCGCCAATCGTCAAACGTTTGGCTTGCCTACTTTTACCTTCGAAGGCCTGAGCACCCGTCCATGAAGCTTGTAACCTACGATGAACTCCTGTAGTACCGTTTCGGTTTCCAGTGAATCATCGGTGACTACCATATAGGCCTCGTGCTCCTCAGGATTGAACTCTTTTCCGACCGACTCGATCTTCTGAAGACCCCAATTCTTCTCCAACGTGGAATAGAGCTGGGAATTCACCATGACAACCCCGTCATGCACCTTGGCATAATCCTTGGTGGATTCTGCCGCTTCCAAAGCGCGACTGAAGTCATCAAGCGGCTGCAAAAGGTCCTTAATCAGATTCTCATTGGCAAACCTGATGGAATCTTCCTTGTCACGAATGAGACGTTTTCTATAGTTTTCAAGATCGGCACGGTCACGAAGCATCTGCTCCTTAAGGGAGGCAAGCTCACTCTGAGCCGTTTCAAGTTGTTCTTTCAATCGCACGATTTCCAACTCCTTCTGTTCAAGTTCAGACGGGACCTTTGCATCCTGTCCTGCTGTTTCTGAAGAAGTAGGTTCTTCTTGCTGAGTATCAACAGCCTGAGCGGTCGCAGCCTTTACTTCATCCTGTGCATCAGACTTGCTTTTCTTATCTTTCTTATCCATTCCGTTCCTCGATTTCCCATACACCAAACCTTTGTATTGGCACATGTCTATTTGTAAACCCGGCATACAGTAACTTCCCATTTGCCGGGCTCAGAATCATAACCATTCATAACATAAAGAGTAGCCCGACTTCGGGCATGCAGATAACATACTCACACACAAGAGGAAGCGTCAAGTATTTTTATCCTCTTCCTCATCCAATGTAATCTCTTCTTCCTCACCCTCAGGAATATATTCAACCCAGATCTTTTCTTTCTTAGTAGTGCGATTATCATCGGAAGGCTCATCCTCATCGGAAGGCTCATCTTCATCGGAAGGCTCATCTTCATCGGAAGGCTCATCTTCATCGGAAGGCTCATCTTCATCGGAAGGCTCATCTTCATCGGAAGGCTCATCTTCATCGGAAGGCTCATCTTCATCGGAAGGCTCATCTTCATCGGAAGGCTCATCTTCATCGGAAGGCTCATCCTCATCGGAAGGCTCATCCTCATCGGAAGGCTCATCCTCATCGGAAGGCTCATCTACATCGGAAGGCTCATCTACATCGGAAGGCTCATCCTCATCGGAAGGCTCATCTACATCGGAAGGCTCATCCTCATCGGAAGGCTCATCCTCATCGGAAGGCTCATCCTCATCGGAAGGCTCATCCTCATCGGAAGGCTCATCCTCATCGGAAGGCTCATCCTCATCGGAAGGCTCATCCTCATCGGAAGGCTCATCTTCATCGGAAGGTGCTGCTTCTTCGGATGATTCTGTTTCCTCGAGTTCGGATTGCCGGGCTTGGGCTTGCAACTCTTGTTGCTGGATGGTTTCAGTGAGTACCTGCAGTTCATTCTGCTTCTGGTTCAATTGCAGAGCAAGAGCAGCAATTGAAGCAGCCAGGGTTGCTGCAGTATTGCTTTCCTGCGAATTGGCAACAACGAGATGCTCTTTTTCGGCATTGAGACGATCTAGCTCCGTATGCAGGGAGGAAGCCTCATCTCGAAGATGAGCAATCACCTGGGCAAGCTCTTCC
Proteins encoded:
- a CDS encoding nucleotide exchange factor GrpE, whose protein sequence is MDKKDKKSKSDAQDEVKAATAQAVDTQQEEPTSSETAGQDAKVPSELEQKELEIVRLKEQLETAQSELASLKEQMLRDRADLENYRKRLIRDKEDSIRFANENLIKDLLQPLDDFSRALEAAESTKDYAKVHDGVVMVNSQLYSTLEKNWGLQKIESVGKEFNPEEHEAYMVVTDDSLETETVLQEFIVGYKLHGRVLRPSKVKVGKPNV
- the dnaJ gene encoding molecular chaperone DnaJ; amino-acid sequence: MAKRDYYEVLGVGKTSTLEEIKKAYRKLAIANHPDKNPGDKAAEERFKEATEAYDVLGDEKKRKMYDQYGFAGVDGANGGAHDYSNVYRDFSDIFGGGFGGGGFEDIFSSFFGGGGRTQGRGAQRGPEAGSSLRYDVDIEFKDAVFGTKIEVAYSHQVACEECHGSGSQGSSGTKVCPTCNGSGQVRRNSGFFAIASTCPTCNGSGQVIDNPCSSCHGSGLKRKQQKVKVTIPAGVDTGSRVVLRGMGDAGPNGGPAGDLYVYINVKPHKYFVRQDYDLYCQIPISITQASLGAEIQVPTIDGQSIKVNIPAGIQHGKMLRVRERGVTKLNSTDRGDMYIKLMIQVPKRLGMKAKKLMQELSDAMGEETSPNPVPFDED
- the dnaK gene encoding molecular chaperone DnaK, which translates into the protein MGRIIGIDLGTTNSCVAVMEGNDPVVIANSEGQRTTPSIVAFTSKGDRLVGQPAKNQMVTNAENTVYSIKRFMGRKYNEVPSELGKIPYKVVAKNGDEIKVDIRGESYSPQEISAAILQKMKKTAEDYLGEPVTEAVITVPAYFNDAQRQATKDAGRIAGFDVKRVVNEPTAAALAYGLGKDASKEEKIAVYDLGGGTFDISILELGDGVFEVKSTNGDTHLGGDDFDQRIIEWMISEFKKSNAIDLSSDKMALQRLREAAEKAKIELSNSTSTDINLPFITADSTGPKHLQMTLSRAKFEQLVADLIERSKLPVKNALRDAGLTAADIDEVILVGGSTRIPAVQAMVRELFGKEPHKGVNPDEVVAMGAAIQGGILGGNVKDVLLLDVTPLSLGIETLGGVCTRLIERNTTIPTRKSQIFSTAADGQTAVSIHVLQGEREMASQNRTLGKFDLIGIPAAPRGVPQIEVTFDIDANGIVHVSAKDLGTGKEQKIRIESSSGLSDAEIDKMVKEAEAHAEEDKRERARIDARNEADSLIYSTEKSLKEYGNKISSEDKAKIESAIADLKRVMENQGAGAEEIKAKNEALQQAAYKLAEEVYKHSAAQGADASQAQEEPSEASQPKHKKDGVEDADFEVVD